From the genome of Chania multitudinisentens RB-25, one region includes:
- a CDS encoding nucleotide triphosphate diphosphatase NUDT15: protein MAVATGIGVIIVNTQGHILVGKRCGKHAPFWSIPGGYLDAGETFEQCAQREVAEETGLQIASPEFIGISNNLQTWQAEGKHTVSVCMWVQHPGGEAELKEPEKCAAWRWCAPDSLPEPHFEASRMAVALWQQGKAYLPAD from the coding sequence ATGGCGGTCGCAACCGGTATTGGCGTTATCATCGTTAACACACAGGGCCACATTCTCGTCGGCAAACGCTGTGGTAAGCATGCCCCTTTCTGGTCAATTCCCGGCGGCTATCTAGATGCAGGTGAAACCTTCGAACAGTGCGCCCAGCGTGAAGTGGCGGAAGAAACCGGGTTACAAATCGCCTCGCCAGAATTTATTGGTATCAGCAATAATTTGCAGACCTGGCAGGCCGAAGGTAAACATACGGTGTCGGTTTGTATGTGGGTTCAGCATCCCGGGGGCGAAGCTGAGCTAAAAGAGCCGGAAAAATGTGCCGCATGGCGTTGGTGCGCACCTGATAGCTTGCCGGAACCCCATTTTGAAGCCAGCCGCATGGCCGTCGCCTTATGGCAGCAAGGTAAAGCTTATCTGCCTGCTGACTGA
- the uxuA gene encoding mannonate dehydratase, translating to MEQTWRWYGPNDPVSLDDVRQAGATGVVTALHHIPNGEVWPVAEIKARQALLAEKGLVWSVVESIPVHEEIKTHSGNYQQHIANYQQSLRNLAACGIDTVCYNFMPILDWTRTDLEYLLPDGSKALRFDQIAFAAFDLHILQRAGAEADYSAEEQSEAQAYFSAMSAADIAKLTGNIIAGLPGAEEGYTLDQFRARLAEYDRIDKAQLRENMAVFLRAIVPVAEEVGVRLAVHPDDPPRPILGLPRIVSTIEDMQWLKETVDSIYNGFTMCTGSYGVRADNDLVRMIETFGDRIHFTHLRATCREQNPKTFHEGAHLQGDVDMVSVIEAILAEEQRRVRRGDRRPIPMRPDHGHQMLDDLKKKTNPGYSAIGRLKGLAEIRGVELALKRRFFPELI from the coding sequence ATGGAACAAACATGGCGTTGGTACGGGCCAAACGATCCCGTATCACTGGATGACGTGCGCCAGGCGGGAGCAACTGGCGTGGTAACGGCGCTGCACCATATCCCTAACGGCGAAGTGTGGCCGGTGGCGGAGATCAAAGCGCGTCAGGCTTTGTTGGCAGAAAAAGGGCTGGTGTGGTCGGTGGTGGAAAGCATCCCGGTGCATGAGGAGATCAAAACCCACAGCGGCAACTATCAGCAGCATATCGCCAACTATCAGCAATCACTGCGCAACTTGGCGGCCTGCGGTATTGATACCGTATGCTACAACTTTATGCCGATCCTCGACTGGACGCGTACCGATCTGGAATATTTATTGCCAGACGGTTCAAAAGCGTTGCGTTTTGACCAAATCGCTTTTGCCGCTTTTGATCTGCATATTTTGCAGCGAGCGGGAGCAGAAGCCGACTACAGCGCTGAAGAACAAAGTGAGGCGCAGGCGTATTTCAGCGCGATGAGCGCTGCGGACATTGCCAAGCTGACGGGGAATATCATTGCCGGGCTGCCGGGGGCTGAAGAGGGTTACACGCTCGATCAGTTTCGCGCTCGGCTGGCAGAATATGATCGTATCGACAAGGCTCAACTGCGTGAAAATATGGCGGTCTTTTTGCGGGCGATAGTACCGGTGGCGGAGGAGGTGGGGGTACGCCTTGCGGTGCACCCGGATGATCCACCGCGCCCGATTCTCGGCCTGCCGCGTATTGTTTCCACCATTGAAGATATGCAATGGTTGAAGGAAACTGTTGATAGTATCTATAACGGTTTTACCATGTGTACCGGTTCATACGGCGTGCGGGCGGACAACGATCTGGTGCGGATGATTGAAACCTTCGGCGATCGCATTCACTTTACCCATTTGCGGGCGACCTGCCGTGAGCAGAACCCGAAAACCTTCCATGAAGGGGCGCATCTGCAAGGGGATGTGGATATGGTCTCGGTGATAGAGGCCATTTTGGCTGAAGAACAGCGCCGTGTGCGGAGGGGCGATCGTCGGCCAATCCCGATGCGGCCAGATCATGGCCACCAGATGCTGGATGATCTGAAAAAGAAAACTAACCCAGGCTATTCAGCCATTGGCCGCCTGAAAGGCCTGGCGGAAATCCGGGGTGTAGAACTGGCGTTGAAACGGCGGTTTTTCCCAGAGCTTATCTGA
- the fruB gene encoding fused PTS fructose transporter subunit IIA/HPr protein: MFQLSQQDIHLGAAASGKQEAIRQVAAALANAGCVSPAYVDGMLQRELQTSTYLGNGIAIPHGTTDTRDLVLNTGVQVFQFPQGIEWGDGQIAYVVIGIAARSDEHLALLRQLTHVLSDDSVAEQLGQTTSAEELRSLLMGEKQTSEFQFDASLIALEVVADSLITLQALNAGRLQKIGAVDARFVSDVITRKPLNLGQGIWLSDSAEGNLASAAVISRPAQAFDEEGEPVALLLTVAVADQQPLTVLNHLSDLLLANQAERLLNADAVAVLALLTGEAVSENAVLSAEYIVRNEHGLHARPGTALVNVIKQFSSEITVTNLDGSGKPANGRSLMKVVALGVKKGHRLRFTASGDDAEMALKAIGEAISKGLGEGAA; the protein is encoded by the coding sequence ATGTTCCAGTTGTCACAACAAGATATTCATCTGGGTGCCGCAGCCAGCGGTAAACAGGAAGCCATTCGGCAGGTTGCCGCCGCGTTGGCTAACGCCGGGTGCGTCAGCCCGGCCTATGTGGACGGTATGCTACAGCGTGAATTGCAAACATCGACTTATCTGGGTAATGGGATCGCCATTCCGCATGGGACGACCGATACCCGCGATTTGGTACTGAATACCGGCGTGCAGGTGTTCCAGTTTCCACAAGGGATTGAATGGGGCGACGGCCAGATTGCCTATGTGGTGATCGGTATTGCAGCGCGTTCTGACGAACATCTGGCGCTGTTGCGGCAACTGACGCATGTGCTCAGTGATGACAGCGTTGCAGAACAACTGGGACAGACCACGTCAGCAGAAGAGTTGCGTAGCTTGCTGATGGGGGAAAAGCAAACGAGTGAATTCCAGTTTGATGCTTCATTAATTGCTTTGGAGGTGGTTGCGGATTCCTTGATCACGCTGCAAGCGTTAAATGCCGGTCGTTTGCAAAAAATCGGGGCGGTTGATGCTCGCTTTGTTAGCGATGTGATCACGCGTAAACCACTGAATTTGGGGCAGGGTATCTGGTTGAGCGACAGTGCTGAAGGTAACCTCGCCAGTGCTGCGGTCATCAGCCGGCCTGCTCAGGCTTTTGATGAAGAAGGTGAACCAGTGGCTTTATTGCTCACCGTGGCGGTGGCCGATCAACAACCGCTGACGGTGCTGAACCACCTCAGTGATTTGCTGCTGGCCAATCAAGCTGAACGGTTGCTGAACGCGGACGCAGTTGCTGTGTTAGCCCTGTTAACCGGTGAGGCAGTGTCAGAAAACGCGGTACTGAGTGCAGAGTATATCGTTCGCAACGAACATGGTTTGCATGCCCGCCCAGGAACTGCATTGGTTAACGTTATCAAACAATTCTCCAGCGAGATTACCGTCACCAACCTGGATGGCAGCGGTAAACCCGCTAATGGCCGCAGCTTAATGAAGGTGGTGGCATTGGGGGTGAAGAAAGGCCATCGCCTGCGTTTTACCGCCAGCGGCGATGATGCGGAAATGGCGTTGAAAGCCATTGGTGAGGCAATTAGTAAGGGTCTGGGCGAGGGTGCAGCATGA
- a CDS encoding fimbrial protein, giving the protein MNSLRLFLIAGALFSWMAASQVSASSGVIRFVGAIVEGPCLVNVVNSTANTQCYRNGRNYTGTQALTRFNAARKELPLNLGTSEMRWVDRQQKLAIMTVVYR; this is encoded by the coding sequence ATGAATAGCTTACGGTTATTTTTAATAGCAGGAGCGTTGTTTTCATGGATGGCAGCAAGCCAAGTCAGTGCCAGCAGCGGCGTTATTCGCTTTGTTGGTGCTATTGTTGAAGGGCCCTGTTTAGTCAATGTTGTTAACTCAACAGCCAATACCCAATGTTATCGTAATGGAAGAAATTATACGGGTACACAGGCCCTGACACGTTTTAATGCTGCTCGTAAAGAACTGCCACTGAATTTGGGTACGTCTGAAATGAGGTGGGTGGATAGGCAGCAAAAACTTGCGATTATGACTGTGGTGTATCGTTAA
- the fruK gene encoding 1-phosphofructokinase — translation MSRRVATITLNPAYDLVGFCPEIERGEVNLVRTAGLHAAGKGINVAKVLKDLGIDVTVGGFLGKDNQDGFQQLFSDLGIANRFQVVAGRTRINVKLTEKDGEVTDFNFSGFDVTPQDWERFVNDSLSWLGQFDMVAVSGSLPAGVPPDAFTEWMIRLRAQCPCIIFDSSREALVAGLKAAPWLVKPNRRELEIWAGRPLPRLDDVVEAAHTLRDQGIAHVVISLGAEGALWVNASGAWIAKPPACEVISTVGAGDSMVGGLIYGLLMRESSEHTLRLATAVAALAVSQSNVGVTERPQLAAMMARVDLKPFNG, via the coding sequence ATGAGCAGACGAGTGGCAACCATTACCCTTAACCCGGCCTACGATCTGGTGGGTTTTTGCCCAGAGATCGAACGGGGTGAGGTGAACCTGGTAAGAACGGCCGGGCTGCACGCAGCCGGTAAAGGAATCAACGTTGCCAAGGTACTGAAAGACTTAGGTATCGATGTGACGGTGGGAGGATTTCTGGGGAAAGACAACCAGGATGGTTTTCAACAGCTATTCAGCGATCTGGGCATTGCCAACCGATTCCAAGTGGTGGCGGGGCGTACCCGCATCAACGTGAAGCTGACGGAAAAAGACGGTGAAGTCACTGATTTCAACTTCTCTGGTTTTGACGTCACGCCGCAGGATTGGGAACGTTTCGTGAACGATTCTCTAAGCTGGCTGGGCCAGTTCGATATGGTGGCGGTCAGCGGCAGCTTGCCTGCGGGCGTGCCGCCAGACGCTTTTACCGAATGGATGATCCGCCTGCGTGCGCAGTGCCCGTGCATCATTTTTGACAGCAGTCGCGAAGCGCTGGTTGCGGGCTTGAAAGCGGCGCCTTGGCTGGTGAAACCGAACCGCCGCGAATTGGAAATCTGGGCCGGTCGCCCGTTACCAAGGTTGGACGATGTGGTGGAAGCGGCTCATACGCTGCGCGATCAGGGCATCGCTCATGTGGTGATTTCACTGGGAGCTGAAGGGGCGCTGTGGGTGAATGCTTCCGGTGCCTGGATCGCTAAACCCCCGGCTTGTGAAGTGATCAGCACGGTGGGGGCGGGTGACTCAATGGTCGGTGGCCTGATCTATGGGCTGCTGATGCGTGAATCCAGTGAACATACTTTGCGTTTAGCGACCGCCGTGGCGGCTTTGGCGGTGAGCCAGAGCAATGTCGGTGTGACCGAGCGCCCGCAGTTGGCCGCGATGATGGCGCGTGTTGACCTGAAACCTTTTAACGGATAA
- a CDS encoding mannitol dehydrogenase family protein, which produces MKTIANSSLPIEVQQPQYDRRLLRSRIVHLGFGAFHRAHQALLTDRVLNHKGGDWGICEISLFGGDKLFQTLRAQNHLYTVLEKGAAGHQAIVIGAVHESVHRKLEDIDAVLEKLTEPQVAIVSMTITEKGYCIEPGSGLLDLQHPGIQTDLADPAHPTTVPGILVEALHRRRQRNLPAFSVLSCDNIPENGHVVRNAVTGLAQVRDQALAQWIASNVTFPSTMVDRIVPATTPETLDEIAAALGGVRDECAIACEPFIQWVVEDNFVAGRPEWEAAGVQLVNDVLPYEQMKLRMLNGSHSFLAYLGYLGGYQYVNDCMTDDNYRRAAHYLMLHEQAPTLQVGDTDLAAYADQLIERYSNPALQHRTWQIAMDGTQKLPQRMLDSIRWHLQHGGSYAGLALGVAGWMRYVGGIDDAGQAIDIRDPMLPTLQKIVSTSQDNEQRVVALLALRSVFGEQLPANEKFVAAVTQAYLALRDLGARQTLQKWVAAQRS; this is translated from the coding sequence ATGAAGACTATCGCCAACTCATCGCTTCCTATCGAGGTACAGCAGCCACAATACGATCGCCGCCTGCTGCGCAGCCGTATTGTCCATCTGGGGTTTGGTGCCTTTCATCGTGCCCATCAGGCGTTGCTGACCGATCGTGTGCTGAATCATAAAGGAGGCGATTGGGGGATCTGTGAGATCAGTCTGTTCGGTGGCGATAAGCTGTTCCAAACCTTGCGTGCTCAGAACCATCTCTACACCGTCTTGGAAAAGGGAGCCGCCGGTCATCAAGCTATCGTTATCGGTGCCGTTCACGAAAGCGTGCATCGTAAGTTGGAAGATATTGATGCCGTCTTGGAAAAACTGACTGAACCGCAGGTTGCCATTGTTTCTATGACGATCACGGAAAAAGGATATTGCATTGAACCCGGCAGTGGCCTGTTAGACTTGCAGCATCCGGGTATCCAAACCGATCTGGCCGATCCGGCTCACCCCACCACGGTGCCAGGCATTCTGGTGGAAGCGCTGCATCGGCGCCGCCAGCGCAATTTGCCGGCTTTCAGCGTGCTTTCCTGTGACAATATTCCAGAAAATGGTCATGTGGTGCGCAATGCGGTTACCGGCCTGGCACAGGTTCGTGATCAAGCATTAGCACAATGGATCGCCAGCAACGTTACCTTCCCCAGCACCATGGTTGATCGCATCGTGCCTGCCACTACACCGGAAACTCTGGATGAAATTGCGGCAGCCCTGGGGGGAGTTCGCGACGAATGCGCCATCGCCTGTGAGCCCTTTATTCAATGGGTGGTAGAAGATAACTTTGTCGCAGGCCGCCCAGAATGGGAAGCCGCGGGTGTGCAATTGGTGAATGATGTACTGCCTTACGAACAGATGAAGTTACGCATGCTGAATGGCAGCCACTCATTTCTGGCTTATCTTGGCTATTTGGGCGGTTATCAATACGTCAATGATTGCATGACCGATGATAACTATCGCCGTGCCGCGCACTATTTAATGTTGCATGAACAAGCCCCCACGTTACAGGTGGGTGATACCGATTTGGCCGCGTATGCCGACCAGTTGATCGAGCGTTACAGCAACCCGGCGCTGCAACATCGTACCTGGCAGATCGCGATGGATGGCACACAGAAATTGCCGCAGCGCATGCTGGATTCTATCCGCTGGCATCTACAGCATGGTGGCAGCTATGCAGGTTTGGCGTTGGGCGTTGCTGGCTGGATGCGCTACGTTGGTGGTATTGATGACGCAGGGCAAGCTATTGATATCCGCGATCCAATGCTGCCAACATTACAGAAGATAGTCAGTACTTCACAAGATAACGAACAACGTGTTGTTGCGCTGCTGGCGCTCAGAAGTGTTTTTGGGGAACAATTACCGGCTAATGAAAAATTTGTCGCGGCGGTTACGCAAGCTTATCTGGCACTGCGCGATCTCGGCGCCCGTCAAACACTGCAAAAGTGGGTAGCGGCTCAACGAAGCTGA
- a CDS encoding CobW family GTP-binding protein, protein MTKTNLITGFLGSGKTTTIRHLLANKPQHERWAVLVNEFGEIGIDGALLADSGAVLKEIPGGCMCCVNGLPMQVGLNMLLQQAKPNRLLIEPTGLGHPKQILALLTQETYAGWIDLQATVCLLDARQLSQSRYQQNENFRDQLAAADIIIANKMDTWQPQDTQALEEWQAQYGDQRPVYRIEQGRMDIALLEQPRINHAVLPDAQHHHPHAQTQGLAALRLPENARWRRALNHGQGYTSCGWIFDGETRFDTVGMMEWIRLAPVERAKAVVRIPEGRLLINRQGQDLSIETQAIAPLDSRIELIHHGEADWNALQSSLLNIRLS, encoded by the coding sequence ATGACAAAAACCAACCTGATCACCGGTTTCCTGGGCAGTGGTAAAACCACAACGATTCGCCATTTGCTGGCTAATAAGCCGCAGCACGAACGTTGGGCAGTTCTGGTCAACGAATTTGGTGAAATCGGTATTGATGGCGCACTACTGGCAGACAGTGGCGCAGTGCTCAAGGAGATCCCCGGCGGCTGCATGTGCTGTGTTAACGGCCTGCCAATGCAGGTGGGACTCAATATGTTATTACAGCAGGCAAAGCCCAATCGGTTATTGATCGAGCCCACCGGGCTTGGGCACCCGAAACAGATCCTGGCGTTGCTGACGCAGGAAACTTACGCAGGCTGGATTGATCTGCAAGCCACGGTTTGCCTGCTTGATGCCCGGCAACTCAGCCAATCCCGCTATCAGCAGAATGAAAACTTTCGCGATCAACTGGCTGCGGCAGATATCATCATCGCCAATAAAATGGATACCTGGCAACCGCAGGATACTCAGGCTCTGGAAGAGTGGCAGGCACAATATGGCGACCAAAGACCGGTTTACCGCATCGAACAAGGGCGCATGGATATCGCCTTGCTTGAACAACCCCGTATCAACCATGCCGTATTACCCGACGCACAACATCATCATCCCCATGCCCAAACACAGGGATTAGCCGCATTGCGCCTGCCAGAAAACGCTCGCTGGCGCCGAGCCTTGAATCATGGCCAAGGCTATACCAGCTGTGGCTGGATTTTCGATGGCGAAACACGGTTCGACACCGTTGGTATGATGGAATGGATCAGGTTGGCGCCGGTTGAACGTGCTAAAGCGGTGGTACGCATTCCTGAAGGACGTTTACTGATCAACCGCCAGGGGCAGGATTTAAGCATCGAAACACAAGCCATTGCTCCTCTGGATAGCCGTATTGAATTGATTCACCATGGCGAAGCCGATTGGAATGCTCTGCAATCTTCTTTGCTTAATATTCGTTTAAGCTGA
- the yeiP gene encoding elongation factor P-like protein YeiP, with protein sequence MARANEIKRGMAINYNGKLLLVKDIDVQSPTARGANTLYKMRFSDVRTGLKVEERFKGDDILDTVTLSHRKVNFSYIDGEEYVFMDDEDYTPYTFKKEQIEDELLFMPEGGLPGMQVLTLESQVLALELPQTVDMEIVETAPGIKGASASARNKPATMATGLTILVPEYLSTGDKIRIHIAERRYMGRAD encoded by the coding sequence ATGGCAAGAGCTAACGAAATCAAACGTGGCATGGCAATCAACTACAACGGCAAACTGCTGCTGGTGAAGGACATTGATGTCCAAAGCCCAACTGCCCGCGGGGCCAACACCCTCTACAAAATGCGTTTCTCGGACGTGCGTACCGGGTTGAAGGTAGAAGAGCGTTTTAAGGGTGATGATATTCTGGATACCGTGACGCTGTCGCATCGTAAGGTGAACTTCTCCTATATCGACGGCGAAGAATATGTGTTCATGGATGATGAAGATTACACGCCCTATACCTTCAAGAAAGAGCAAATCGAAGATGAACTGCTGTTCATGCCTGAAGGTGGCCTGCCGGGTATGCAGGTATTAACGCTGGAAAGCCAGGTGTTAGCGCTGGAATTGCCGCAAACCGTGGATATGGAAATTGTCGAAACCGCACCGGGCATCAAAGGCGCTTCCGCCAGTGCGCGTAACAAACCAGCCACTATGGCAACGGGGTTGACGATTCTGGTGCCAGAATACCTGAGCACGGGCGACAAAATCCGCATTCATATTGCGGAGCGCCGTTACATGGGCCGCGCCGACTGA
- a CDS encoding sugar efflux transporter: protein MMRSSTAVTRRLPDFTSLAFLVVAFLTGIAGALQTPTLSLFLSTEVNVRPSMVGLFFTGSAVIGILVSQFLARRSDRKGDRKSLIFLCCMLGALACALFAWNRNYYLLLFVGVLLSSFGSTANPQMFALAREHAEHTGREAVMFSSILRAQVSLAWVIGPPIAFALALGFGFKVMYLAAAATFIICGMLVWKMLPSMPKTPSATGATLEAPRQNRRAALLLFAACTLMWTANGMYLINMPLYMVQELRLPEKLAGILMGTAAGLEIPTMLLAGLAAKRFGKRFLMRCAAIAGVFFYAGLLFITGTWQLIALQLLNALFIGVLAGIGMLYFQDLMPGQAGAATTLFTNTTRVGWIIAGSIAGSVAEIWNYHAVFYAALVMVIGAVLCMWWLKDTRTMGATA, encoded by the coding sequence ATGATGCGCTCTTCAACCGCGGTAACGCGACGCCTGCCCGACTTCACCTCTTTGGCATTTCTTGTCGTGGCTTTTCTCACCGGGATTGCCGGCGCTTTGCAGACCCCTACGTTGAGCCTGTTTCTCTCCACCGAAGTGAATGTCCGCCCTAGCATGGTCGGTTTATTCTTTACCGGTAGCGCGGTTATCGGCATTTTGGTCAGCCAGTTCCTTGCCCGCCGTTCAGACCGAAAAGGCGATCGCAAGTCACTGATTTTTCTCTGCTGCATGTTAGGTGCTTTGGCCTGCGCGTTGTTCGCTTGGAACCGTAACTATTATCTGCTGCTGTTTGTCGGGGTGTTGTTGAGCAGTTTCGGCTCAACGGCTAACCCACAGATGTTTGCGTTGGCACGTGAGCATGCCGAACACACAGGGCGTGAAGCGGTGATGTTCAGTTCCATCCTGCGCGCACAGGTGTCTCTCGCCTGGGTGATCGGCCCCCCAATTGCTTTTGCTTTGGCGCTGGGTTTTGGGTTCAAAGTGATGTATCTGGCTGCGGCGGCAACCTTCATTATCTGTGGGATGCTGGTATGGAAAATGCTGCCCTCCATGCCTAAAACCCCTTCCGCCACCGGGGCAACGCTGGAAGCGCCACGCCAGAATCGCCGTGCTGCATTACTGCTGTTTGCCGCCTGTACCCTGATGTGGACGGCCAACGGCATGTATCTGATCAATATGCCGCTGTATATGGTGCAAGAGCTGCGTTTGCCGGAAAAACTGGCGGGAATACTGATGGGAACCGCCGCCGGGTTAGAGATCCCGACCATGCTGCTCGCGGGTCTGGCCGCCAAACGCTTCGGTAAACGTTTCCTGATGCGTTGCGCAGCGATCGCCGGGGTGTTTTTCTACGCTGGGTTGCTCTTTATCACCGGGACGTGGCAGTTGATCGCTCTGCAATTGCTGAACGCGTTATTTATTGGCGTCTTGGCGGGCATCGGTATGCTCTATTTTCAGGATTTGATGCCTGGGCAGGCAGGGGCCGCCACCACGCTTTTTACCAATACCACCCGCGTTGGCTGGATTATTGCCGGCTCAATCGCCGGTTCCGTTGCTGAGATCTGGAATTATCATGCGGTATTTTATGCCGCTTTGGTGATGGTGATAGGGGCGGTGTTGTGCATGTGGTGGCTCAAAGACACCCGAACCATGGGTGCTACGGCCTAA
- the fruA gene encoding PTS fructose transporter subunit IIBC, translating to MKTLLMIDSSLGQARGHLAKRMLEAAAAKNGLVLVDVPNDAELVVVAGQSAPDEAKLNGKRVYFGDVEHAVREPDAFLAQAKAEAKLYQAVKTAGPTRIVAITACPTGVAHTFMAAEAIESEAKKRGWWVKVETRGSVGAGNAITPEEVAAADLVIVAADIEVELEKFAGKPMYRTSTGLALKKTAQELDKALLEAEIFRPAKSGGAPTAGKKKEAAGPYRHLLTGVSYMLPMVVAGGLCIALSFVFGIEAFKEKGTLAAALMQIGGGSAFALMVPILAGYIAFSIADRPGLTPGLIGGMLAVSTGAGFLGGIIAGFLAGYVAKTISSRLHLPQSMEALKPILIIPLLASLITGLVMIYVVGAPVAKIMAGLTHWLQAMGTANAVLLGAILGAMMCTDMGGPVNKAAYTFGVALLSSFVYAPMAAVMAAGMVPPLAMGLATILARNKFEQSEREGGKAAMVLGLCFITEGAIPFAARDPIRVLPCCIAGGALTGALSMAFGAKLMAPHGGLFVLFIPGAISPVFLYLLAIIAGTLLAGVGYAILKRSDTVAGNVV from the coding sequence ATGAAAACGCTGCTGATGATAGACAGTTCGCTGGGGCAGGCCCGTGGCCATCTGGCGAAACGCATGCTTGAGGCCGCTGCGGCCAAAAACGGCCTGGTGCTGGTGGATGTGCCGAACGACGCTGAACTGGTGGTTGTGGCGGGGCAATCCGCACCTGATGAGGCAAAACTGAACGGCAAACGGGTTTATTTCGGTGATGTAGAACACGCGGTGCGTGAACCCGATGCTTTCCTGGCACAGGCCAAAGCCGAAGCCAAGCTTTACCAGGCAGTAAAAACCGCTGGCCCGACGCGCATTGTCGCGATAACCGCCTGCCCGACCGGCGTCGCGCATACCTTTATGGCGGCTGAAGCCATTGAGAGTGAGGCTAAAAAACGGGGTTGGTGGGTGAAGGTAGAAACCCGTGGTTCGGTAGGCGCGGGGAACGCGATTACGCCAGAAGAAGTGGCGGCGGCCGATTTGGTGATTGTGGCGGCGGATATTGAGGTAGAGCTGGAAAAGTTTGCTGGCAAGCCGATGTATCGTACTTCTACCGGGCTGGCTTTGAAGAAAACGGCACAAGAACTGGATAAAGCGCTGCTGGAGGCCGAAATTTTCCGGCCTGCGAAAAGCGGCGGTGCGCCAACCGCGGGCAAGAAGAAAGAGGCGGCCGGGCCGTACCGCCATTTGTTGACCGGTGTGTCCTACATGCTGCCAATGGTGGTGGCCGGTGGGCTGTGTATTGCGTTGTCGTTTGTATTTGGTATTGAGGCGTTTAAAGAAAAAGGCACTCTGGCTGCGGCATTGATGCAGATTGGTGGTGGTTCTGCCTTTGCGCTGATGGTGCCGATTCTGGCCGGTTATATTGCGTTTTCTATTGCCGATCGTCCTGGCCTGACACCGGGTCTGATCGGGGGCATGCTGGCGGTGAGCACCGGGGCCGGATTCCTGGGGGGGATTATTGCCGGTTTCCTGGCGGGTTATGTGGCTAAAACCATCAGCAGCAGGCTGCATCTGCCGCAGAGCATGGAAGCGCTGAAACCGATTCTGATCATTCCGTTGCTGGCGAGCCTGATTACCGGTCTGGTGATGATTTACGTGGTCGGCGCGCCGGTGGCCAAAATCATGGCAGGCTTGACGCATTGGTTGCAAGCAATGGGTACGGCGAACGCGGTTCTGCTGGGGGCGATTCTCGGCGCAATGATGTGTACCGATATGGGCGGCCCGGTGAACAAAGCGGCTTATACTTTTGGCGTCGCGCTGTTGAGTTCCTTTGTGTATGCGCCGATGGCAGCGGTTATGGCGGCCGGGATGGTGCCACCGCTGGCGATGGGGCTGGCCACGATTCTGGCGCGTAACAAGTTTGAGCAATCCGAACGTGAAGGGGGGAAAGCGGCGATGGTGCTTGGCTTATGCTTTATTACCGAAGGGGCAATCCCGTTTGCCGCCCGTGATCCGATCCGCGTTCTGCCGTGCTGTATCGCCGGTGGTGCTCTGACGGGGGCATTGTCGATGGCTTTTGGCGCAAAACTGATGGCCCCACACGGTGGTTTATTCGTGCTGTTTATCCCAGGTGCCATCTCTCCAGTATTCCTGTATTTGCTGGCGATTATCGCCGGGACACTGCTGGCTGGTGTGGGATACGCGATACTCAAACGCAGTGACACCGTGGCGGGCAATGTGGTTTGA
- a CDS encoding YkgJ family cysteine cluster protein has protein sequence MNCRSDCGACCIAPSISSPIPGMPNGKPANTRCIHLDQQWRCGLFHSPLRPRVCASLQASHEMCHDHRDEALIYLAKLEADTAP, from the coding sequence ATGAACTGCCGTTCCGACTGTGGTGCTTGCTGTATTGCCCCTTCTATTTCCAGCCCGATCCCCGGCATGCCTAATGGCAAACCGGCGAATACCCGCTGTATTCACCTGGATCAGCAATGGCGCTGTGGCCTTTTTCATTCACCGCTGCGGCCCCGCGTCTGCGCCAGCCTGCAAGCCAGCCATGAAATGTGCCACGATCATCGCGATGAAGCGTTAATCTATCTGGCGAAGTTAGAAGCTGATACCGCCCCTTAG